In Amycolatopsis coloradensis, one genomic interval encodes:
- a CDS encoding acyl-CoA dehydrogenase family protein — translation MRFALSGEQEQFSRSLHDLLSGVDTDSANRSWAAGDHGPGLKIWRRLAELGVTALAVPEKYDGFGATPVDLAVGFERLGYHCVPGPWTDTVAVLPSLLDDELLTSVASGETLASVAFAPHVPYALDSDVADARLAVEKGRLRAFTPGALLSSVDGSRRLFQPVAGDDLGTALDAEHAFELGCLATAAQLLGTGRWLLDTSVAYAAQRKQYGREIGGYQAVKHLLADVATGLALAEPLLFGAAVTLDRRDVSAAKVACGDAAHLAARTGLQVHGAIGYTAEHALGLRLTRVRALVGAWGTPRFHRERVLS, via the coding sequence ATGAGGTTCGCGCTCTCCGGCGAGCAGGAGCAGTTCTCCCGCAGCCTGCACGATCTTCTGTCCGGTGTGGACACGGATTCGGCAAATCGGTCCTGGGCCGCTGGTGATCACGGCCCCGGCCTCAAGATCTGGCGGCGGCTGGCGGAACTCGGCGTGACCGCGCTGGCGGTCCCCGAGAAGTACGACGGTTTCGGCGCCACGCCGGTGGATCTGGCCGTCGGCTTCGAACGCCTCGGCTATCACTGCGTTCCCGGGCCGTGGACCGACACCGTGGCCGTCCTGCCGTCCCTGCTCGACGACGAACTGCTGACGTCGGTCGCGTCCGGCGAGACGCTGGCGTCGGTGGCTTTCGCGCCGCATGTGCCGTACGCCTTGGATTCCGACGTCGCGGACGCGCGGTTGGCCGTCGAGAAAGGCAGGCTGCGCGCGTTCACTCCCGGCGCTCTTTTGTCCTCTGTGGATGGTTCGCGCCGGTTGTTCCAGCCTGTGGCCGGGGACGATCTCGGCACGGCGCTCGACGCGGAGCACGCGTTCGAACTGGGCTGTCTCGCCACCGCGGCGCAACTCCTCGGCACGGGACGGTGGCTGCTCGACACGTCTGTCGCGTATGCCGCACAACGCAAGCAGTACGGCCGTGAGATCGGCGGCTACCAGGCGGTCAAACACCTGCTCGCGGATGTCGCGACCGGGCTCGCGCTGGCCGAACCGCTGCTGTTCGGCGCGGCCGTAACGCTGGACCGGCGCGACGTCTCCGCGGCCAAGGTGGCGTGCGGTGACGCCGCGCACCTCGCCGCCCGGACCGGGCTGCAGGTGCACGGTGCGATCGGCTACACCGCCGAACACGCGCTCGGCCTGCGGCTGACCAGGGTCCGCGCGCTGGTCGGCGCCTGGGGCACGCCGAGGTTCCACCGGGAGCGGGTGCTGTCATGA
- a CDS encoding acyl-CoA dehydrogenase family protein, whose translation MDLDLDERTLAFRDEARAWLAANVPAEPLKSFDTAEGFAQHREWECRLADARWSVVSWPREFGGRDASLLEWVLFEEEYYAAGAPLRVNQNGIFMLAPTLFSHGTEEQQRRILPKMARSEEVWAQAWSEPEAGSDIAALRSTATRCDGGWRVSGQKTWSSRATFADRAFGLFRSDPDSVRHKGLIYLMVDLRAEGVTVRPIPQLDGEPGFAEIFFDDVFVPDQDVIGAPGEGWRVAMTTANNERGLSLRSPGRFLAAADRLVSLWHDAGRPAHTADRVADAWIGARAYQLYTLGTVTRLSDGAELGPESSVNKLFWSHLDVALHETALDILGPDAELRGAWSDGWLFSLAGPIYGGTDQIQRSIVAERLLGLPKGAR comes from the coding sequence ATGGATCTCGATCTCGACGAGCGCACGCTCGCCTTCCGTGACGAAGCCCGCGCCTGGCTCGCCGCGAACGTTCCCGCCGAGCCGCTGAAGTCGTTCGACACCGCCGAAGGATTCGCGCAGCACCGCGAGTGGGAATGCCGGTTGGCCGACGCCCGCTGGTCCGTCGTCTCGTGGCCGCGCGAGTTCGGCGGGCGGGACGCGAGCCTGCTGGAGTGGGTGCTGTTCGAGGAGGAGTACTACGCCGCGGGAGCACCGTTGCGGGTCAACCAGAACGGCATCTTCATGCTGGCGCCGACGCTGTTCTCCCATGGCACGGAAGAGCAGCAGCGCCGCATCCTGCCGAAGATGGCGCGCTCCGAGGAAGTCTGGGCGCAGGCGTGGTCGGAACCCGAGGCGGGCAGCGACATCGCCGCCCTGCGGAGCACCGCGACCCGCTGCGACGGCGGCTGGCGGGTCAGCGGGCAGAAGACGTGGAGTTCGCGGGCGACGTTCGCCGACCGCGCGTTCGGCCTGTTCCGTAGCGACCCGGACTCGGTGCGGCACAAGGGACTCATCTATCTGATGGTGGATCTGCGAGCCGAGGGCGTCACCGTCCGACCGATCCCCCAGCTGGACGGCGAACCGGGGTTCGCCGAGATCTTCTTCGACGACGTCTTCGTCCCCGACCAGGACGTGATCGGCGCGCCGGGCGAGGGCTGGCGGGTCGCGATGACGACCGCGAACAACGAACGCGGCCTGTCCTTGCGCAGTCCCGGCCGGTTCCTCGCCGCGGCCGACCGGCTGGTCTCGCTCTGGCACGACGCCGGACGTCCGGCGCACACCGCGGACCGGGTCGCCGACGCGTGGATCGGCGCGCGGGCCTATCAGCTGTACACGTTGGGCACGGTCACCCGGCTGTCGGACGGTGCCGAGCTCGGCCCGGAATCGAGTGTCAACAAGCTGTTCTGGTCGCACCTCGACGTCGCCCTGCACGAAACCGCGCTCGACATCCTCGGCCCGGACGCCGAACTGCGGGGCGCCTGGAGCGACGGCTGGCTGTTCTCCCTGGCGGGGCCGATCTACGGCGGGACCGACCAGATCCAGCGGTCCATCGTCGCCGAACGGCTGCTCGGCCTGCCGAAGGGGGCTCGATGA
- a CDS encoding enoyl-CoA hydratase — protein sequence MTVEYERRGPVAVVTMNRPEYRNAQNSAMTYALDAAFTRAVDDPEVKVIVLAGAGKHFSAGHDIGTPERDVDISFERKAVLWWDHVGAEGGDQRFARESEVYLGMCRRWREIPKPTIASVQGACIAGALMLAWVCDMIVASDDAFFADPVVRMGIPGVEYFAHPWVLGPRAAKEVLFTGERFTARQAKEWGMLNRVVPRADLETETMALAEKVAVMPRMGLALAKKAVNQAEDLMGLRSGMDSVFGLHHFAHAHNAEVSGGDSLGGQDARSMRDANRTS from the coding sequence ATGACCGTCGAGTACGAGCGGCGCGGGCCGGTGGCCGTCGTCACGATGAACCGGCCGGAGTACCGGAACGCGCAGAACTCGGCGATGACCTACGCGCTCGACGCCGCGTTCACCCGCGCCGTCGACGATCCCGAGGTCAAGGTGATCGTGCTGGCCGGCGCCGGGAAGCATTTCTCCGCCGGGCACGACATCGGGACGCCGGAGCGCGACGTGGACATCTCCTTCGAGCGCAAGGCGGTCCTGTGGTGGGACCATGTCGGCGCTGAGGGCGGCGATCAGCGGTTCGCCCGCGAGTCCGAGGTCTACCTCGGCATGTGCCGAAGGTGGCGCGAGATCCCGAAGCCGACCATCGCGAGCGTGCAGGGCGCGTGCATCGCGGGGGCACTGATGCTGGCGTGGGTCTGCGACATGATCGTCGCCTCCGACGACGCGTTCTTCGCCGATCCAGTGGTGCGCATGGGGATTCCCGGTGTCGAGTACTTCGCGCACCCCTGGGTCCTCGGTCCGCGCGCGGCCAAGGAAGTGTTGTTCACCGGTGAGCGCTTCACGGCGCGGCAGGCCAAGGAATGGGGCATGCTGAACCGCGTCGTCCCGCGCGCCGACCTCGAAACCGAGACGATGGCGCTGGCGGAGAAGGTCGCGGTGATGCCGCGGATGGGGCTCGCGCTCGCCAAGAAGGCCGTGAACCAGGCCGAGGACTTGATGGGTCTTCGGTCCGGAATGGACTCGGTGTTCGGGCTGCACCACTTCGCGCACGCGCACAACGCCGAGGTTTCCGGCGGTGACTCGCTGGGCGGGCAGGACGCGCGCTCGATGCGTGACGCGAACAGGACCTCCTGA
- a CDS encoding FadD3 family acyl-CoA ligase codes for MTEGTIPAALDRAAEHFAAREALVDGEVRLTYAELARRVRQAARFFEGHERVAICSPNTWHWVVAGLGALYAGATLIPVNTRFTARETIDVLARAKVSALAITGTFLGTDRLADLGSARPGTVVRIPVEGAEEPVDGITEWDTLAGLDGDFVSPAQPGDVSDILFTSGTTGRSKGAMSSHRQALSVAEAWGECGGLTEEDRYLVINPFFHSFGYKAGILAAVLRGATLLPQRTFDVRETLRLIESERITVLPGAPTIYQVLLDTPERANHDLSSLRLAVTGAATVPVTLVERMRTDLDFDTVLTAYGLTEAVVATMSRPEDDAELVANFSGRATAGFEVKLGEHDEVLLRGPNVMLGYLDDPHATAKAVDADGWLHTGDVGVLNERGYLKIVDRIKDMYVCGGFNVYPAEVEQVLTRLAGVAEAAVVGVPDDRLGEVGKAFIRLVPGAVLSTEDVLTHCEGRLANYKTPRFVDFVAELPRNLSGKVLKRVLREENG; via the coding sequence ATGACTGAAGGAACCATCCCGGCGGCGCTCGACAGGGCCGCGGAGCACTTCGCCGCGCGAGAAGCGCTGGTCGACGGCGAAGTCCGGCTCACCTATGCCGAGCTCGCCCGGCGGGTGCGCCAGGCGGCGCGGTTCTTCGAGGGCCACGAACGGGTCGCGATCTGCTCCCCCAACACCTGGCACTGGGTCGTCGCCGGGCTCGGCGCGCTGTACGCCGGAGCGACGCTGATCCCGGTCAACACCCGCTTCACCGCCCGCGAGACCATCGACGTCCTCGCACGCGCGAAGGTCTCCGCACTGGCGATCACCGGCACGTTCCTCGGCACGGACCGGCTGGCGGATCTCGGTTCCGCTCGCCCGGGCACCGTGGTGCGCATCCCCGTCGAAGGTGCCGAAGAACCCGTCGACGGCATCACGGAATGGGACACCCTCGCCGGTCTCGACGGCGATTTCGTCAGTCCCGCGCAACCGGGCGACGTCAGCGACATCCTGTTCACCTCCGGGACCACCGGCCGCAGCAAGGGCGCGATGAGCAGTCACCGGCAGGCGCTGAGCGTCGCCGAGGCCTGGGGCGAGTGCGGTGGCCTGACCGAGGAAGACCGGTACCTCGTGATCAACCCGTTCTTCCACAGCTTCGGGTACAAGGCGGGGATCCTCGCGGCCGTCCTGCGTGGCGCGACCCTGTTGCCGCAGCGCACCTTCGACGTCCGGGAAACCTTGCGCCTCATCGAAAGCGAGCGGATCACCGTGCTCCCCGGCGCGCCGACGATCTACCAAGTGCTGCTGGACACGCCGGAACGCGCGAACCACGATCTCTCCAGTCTCCGGCTCGCCGTCACCGGCGCCGCCACCGTGCCGGTCACGCTCGTCGAGCGGATGCGGACGGATCTGGACTTCGACACCGTGCTCACCGCGTACGGCCTCACCGAAGCCGTGGTGGCCACGATGTCCCGCCCCGAGGACGACGCCGAACTGGTCGCGAACTTCTCGGGCCGTGCGACGGCGGGCTTCGAGGTGAAACTCGGCGAACACGACGAAGTCCTGCTCCGCGGCCCCAACGTCATGCTCGGCTATCTCGACGATCCGCACGCCACCGCGAAGGCCGTCGACGCCGACGGCTGGTTGCACACCGGCGATGTCGGCGTGCTGAACGAACGCGGGTATCTGAAGATCGTCGACCGGATCAAGGACATGTACGTCTGCGGCGGGTTCAACGTCTACCCGGCGGAGGTCGAGCAGGTGCTGACCCGCTTGGCCGGTGTCGCCGAAGCCGCCGTCGTCGGCGTGCCGGACGATCGGCTCGGCGAGGTCGGCAAGGCCTTCATCCGGCTCGTCCCCGGAGCCGTACTGTCCACTGAGGACGTTCTGACCCATTGCGAAGGCCGGTTGGCCAATTACAAGACTCCTCGATTTGTCGACTTCGTGGCGGAGCTTCCGCGAAACCTGTCGGGGAAGGTACTGAAACGCGTGTTGCGGGAGGAGAACGGATGA
- a CDS encoding acyl-CoA dehydrogenase family protein, which yields MAQGGFRDRVRTWLADNLPAELRGLGGPGREHEAFDERVEWERRLAAAGWTCVGWPVEHGGQGATLEQQVVFHEEYARAGAPARVSHLAQELLGPTLIVFGTPEQQKRFLPPIVAVEELWCQGYSEPGAGSDLAAVSTTATLEGDEWVLNGQKVWTSLAQVADWCFVLARTEPGSKRHKGLSYLLVPMRQPGVEVRPIRQLTGTSEFNEVFFDGARTAKDLVVGEPGDGWRVAMGTLAFERGVATLGQQVGFRRELEELTKIAPDDPVIAERIDRAWVGLEVMRAQAIRTLGDSSPGAAEVSKLVWANWHRDLGELAMLVRGARGVLAEDGLDAWQRLFLFTRADTIYGGSNEIQRNVIAERVLGLPREVRP from the coding sequence GTGGCCCAAGGCGGTTTCCGTGACCGTGTGCGCACCTGGCTGGCGGACAACCTGCCGGCGGAACTGCGCGGTTTGGGCGGTCCCGGCCGGGAGCACGAGGCCTTCGACGAACGCGTGGAATGGGAGCGGCGGCTCGCCGCGGCGGGCTGGACCTGCGTCGGCTGGCCGGTCGAACACGGCGGTCAGGGCGCGACCCTCGAACAGCAGGTCGTCTTCCACGAGGAGTACGCGCGAGCGGGTGCGCCGGCGCGAGTCAGTCACCTGGCGCAGGAACTCCTCGGCCCGACCCTGATCGTTTTCGGCACGCCGGAGCAGCAAAAGCGTTTCCTGCCGCCGATCGTGGCCGTCGAGGAACTGTGGTGCCAGGGCTATTCCGAACCCGGCGCCGGATCCGACCTCGCCGCCGTGTCGACCACGGCGACCCTCGAAGGCGACGAGTGGGTGCTGAACGGCCAGAAGGTGTGGACGTCGCTCGCGCAGGTGGCCGACTGGTGTTTCGTGCTGGCCCGCACCGAACCCGGTTCGAAACGCCACAAAGGACTGTCCTATTTGCTCGTCCCGATGCGGCAGCCCGGAGTCGAGGTCCGGCCGATCCGGCAGCTCACCGGGACCTCGGAGTTCAACGAAGTCTTCTTCGACGGTGCCCGCACGGCGAAGGATCTCGTCGTCGGCGAACCCGGCGACGGCTGGCGGGTGGCCATGGGCACGCTCGCGTTCGAGCGCGGTGTCGCGACGCTCGGGCAACAGGTCGGTTTCCGCCGGGAACTCGAGGAACTCACCAAGATCGCGCCGGACGATCCGGTGATCGCCGAACGGATCGACCGCGCCTGGGTCGGCCTGGAGGTCATGCGGGCGCAGGCGATCCGCACCCTCGGCGACTCGTCGCCCGGTGCGGCCGAAGTGTCCAAACTGGTCTGGGCGAACTGGCATCGCGACCTGGGGGAGCTGGCGATGCTCGTCCGCGGCGCGCGGGGCGTGCTCGCGGAAGACGGTCTCGACGCCTGGCAACGGCTCTTCCTCTTCACTCGCGCCGACACCATCTACGGCGGCTCCAACGAAATCCAGCGCAATGTCATCGCCGAGCGTGTGCTCGGCCTGCCAAGGGAGGTGCGACCGTGA
- a CDS encoding SDR family oxidoreductase has translation MIPVPKYPEGANLLRDKVVVVTAAAGTGIGSAVAKRALEEGARVVISDWHERRLGEKAAELGDVHAIPCDVTQEDQVQALIDGAAAHHGRIDVLVNNAGLGGTRSIVDMTDEEWARVIDVTLNGTFRATRAAVNRFIAQGGGGAIVNNASVIGWRAQAGQAHYAAAKAGVMALTRCSAVDVAEHGIRVNAVAPSLAMHPFLAKVTSEELLTELTAREVSGRAAEPWEVANVMVFLASEYSSYLTGEVVSVSSQHA, from the coding sequence GTGATCCCGGTGCCGAAATACCCAGAGGGGGCGAACCTCCTGCGGGACAAGGTGGTCGTGGTGACGGCGGCGGCAGGCACCGGGATCGGTTCCGCGGTGGCGAAACGCGCGCTGGAGGAAGGCGCCCGCGTCGTGATCAGTGACTGGCACGAGCGGCGCCTCGGTGAAAAGGCGGCCGAGCTGGGCGACGTCCACGCGATCCCCTGTGACGTCACACAAGAGGATCAAGTGCAAGCGCTCATCGACGGAGCCGCCGCGCACCACGGCCGGATCGACGTGCTCGTCAACAATGCCGGGCTCGGCGGCACAAGGTCCATTGTGGACATGACCGACGAGGAATGGGCGCGGGTCATCGACGTGACCCTCAACGGCACGTTCCGCGCGACGAGGGCCGCGGTGAACCGGTTCATCGCCCAAGGCGGCGGCGGGGCGATCGTCAACAACGCGTCGGTGATCGGGTGGCGCGCGCAGGCCGGGCAGGCCCACTACGCGGCCGCGAAGGCGGGGGTCATGGCGCTCACCCGGTGTTCGGCCGTCGACGTCGCCGAACACGGCATCCGGGTCAACGCCGTCGCGCCGAGCCTGGCGATGCATCCGTTCCTGGCCAAGGTGACCAGCGAGGAACTGCTCACCGAACTCACCGCGCGCGAGGTCTCGGGGAGGGCGGCGGAACCCTGGGAAGTGGCGAATGTGATGGTGTTCCTCGCCAGTGAGTACTCGTCGTACCTCACCGGCGAGGTCGTGTCCGTGAGTTCCCAGCATGCGTGA
- a CDS encoding TetR/AcrR family transcriptional regulator has translation MKASPGSRRAELLALAAKLFAERGYVSTTVRDIADAAGILSGSLYHHFDSKESMADEILTGFLDELFGAYAEIVAEGKGPRETLEAVVVASFESIHRRPAEVAIYQSEAKHLMQLPRFGYLNDRNTEFRKLWNGILTDGIAAGVFREDLDVELTYRFIRDTVWVAVRWYNPGGTLSADDVAQQYLGILLDGIATKRRRRG, from the coding sequence ATGAAAGCCAGTCCAGGGTCCCGCCGCGCCGAACTGCTCGCCCTGGCGGCGAAGCTGTTCGCCGAGCGGGGTTACGTCTCCACCACCGTGCGGGACATCGCGGACGCGGCGGGCATCCTGTCCGGCAGCCTGTACCACCATTTCGACTCGAAGGAGTCGATGGCCGACGAGATCCTGACCGGATTCCTCGACGAACTCTTCGGCGCCTACGCCGAGATCGTCGCGGAAGGGAAGGGCCCGAGGGAAACACTCGAAGCCGTCGTCGTGGCGTCGTTCGAATCCATTCACCGGCGGCCCGCCGAGGTGGCGATCTACCAGTCCGAGGCGAAGCATCTGATGCAGTTGCCGCGGTTCGGCTACCTCAACGACCGCAACACCGAATTCCGCAAGCTGTGGAACGGGATCCTCACCGACGGCATCGCGGCGGGCGTGTTCCGCGAGGACCTCGACGTCGAACTGACCTATCGGTTCATCCGCGACACCGTCTGGGTGGCGGTGCGCTGGTACAACCCCGGCGGCACGCTGAGCGCGGACGACGTCGCGCAGCAGTACCTCGGGATCCTGCTGGACGGAATCGCGACCAAGAGGAGGCGGCGTGGCTGA
- a CDS encoding acetyl-CoA C-acetyltransferase: protein MAEAYVLDAVRTPVGKRGGALSGVHPADLGAHVIQAVVERAGVEADLVDDVVLGCCDTLGPQSGNIARTAWLAAGFGHHVPGVTIDRQCGSSQQAVHFAAQAVLSGTMDLVLAGGVQNMSAIPISAAMLAGREYGFEDPFSGSKGWQERYGSVEVSQFRSADMIAEHWDLTREAMEEFAFRSHQRAIAAIDEGRFAAETAPFAGAALDEGPRRDTSLARMAGLKPLSEGSRITAAVASQISDGASATLIASEKFVEEHGLTPRARIHHLSVRAADPVWMLTGPIPATAHALRKTGLSIDDIDLFEVNEAFASVVLAWIEETGADPDRVNVNGGGIALGHPIGATGTKLFATLLHELERRGGRYGLQTMCEGGGTANVTIIERL, encoded by the coding sequence GTGGCTGAAGCTTATGTCCTGGACGCGGTCCGGACCCCCGTCGGCAAACGCGGGGGAGCCCTCAGCGGCGTCCATCCCGCCGACCTCGGCGCCCACGTCATCCAGGCCGTCGTCGAACGCGCGGGCGTCGAGGCCGACCTGGTCGACGACGTCGTCCTCGGCTGTTGTGACACACTCGGGCCGCAGTCCGGGAACATCGCGCGTACGGCGTGGCTCGCGGCGGGTTTCGGGCACCACGTGCCGGGTGTGACGATCGACCGGCAGTGCGGTTCGAGCCAGCAGGCCGTGCACTTCGCCGCACAGGCGGTGCTGTCCGGGACGATGGATCTCGTCCTCGCCGGCGGCGTGCAGAACATGAGCGCCATCCCGATCAGCGCGGCGATGCTGGCCGGACGCGAGTACGGCTTCGAAGACCCGTTCTCCGGCTCGAAGGGCTGGCAGGAGCGGTACGGCAGCGTCGAGGTCTCGCAGTTCCGCAGTGCCGACATGATCGCCGAACACTGGGACCTGACCCGTGAGGCGATGGAGGAGTTCGCCTTCCGCAGTCATCAGCGGGCGATCGCGGCCATCGACGAAGGCCGGTTCGCCGCCGAGACCGCACCGTTCGCCGGTGCCGCCCTGGACGAGGGGCCCAGGCGCGACACCAGCTTGGCGCGGATGGCGGGGCTGAAACCGCTGAGCGAGGGTTCGCGCATCACCGCGGCCGTGGCCAGCCAGATCTCGGACGGCGCCAGCGCGACGCTCATCGCGTCGGAGAAGTTCGTCGAGGAACACGGTCTCACCCCGCGCGCCAGGATCCACCACCTTTCCGTGCGGGCGGCCGATCCGGTGTGGATGCTGACCGGGCCCATCCCGGCGACCGCGCACGCGCTGCGGAAGACCGGGCTGAGCATCGACGACATCGACCTGTTCGAGGTCAACGAAGCGTTCGCGAGTGTCGTCCTGGCGTGGATCGAGGAGACGGGCGCGGATCCGGACCGCGTCAACGTGAACGGCGGCGGGATCGCGCTCGGCCACCCCATCGGAGCGACCGGCACGAAGCTGTTCGCGACGCTGCTGCACGAACTCGAGCGGCGAGGTGGGCGCTACGGATTGCAGACGATGTGCGAGGGTGGCGGAACGGCGAACGTCACGATCATCGAGCGGCTTTGA
- a CDS encoding MFS transporter yields MHRGVVLLFAVAAGTAVATIYFAQPLLVTMGADLGIAASTVGGIVTLTQLGYGLGLFLLVPLGDLLDRRRLVTGQLALLAIAELVAATAANGVVLFAGMAAIGVLAVVTQLLVAFAASLAEPAERGRVVGLVTTGVVLGILLARTVSGTLADLAGWRAVYVVSAAVTVLIATVLYRVLPATPGGKAMNYGRLLRSTWSLFVEEPVFRTRGTLALLIFAAFGTLWSSVALPLSEDGLSHTAIGAFGLAGAAGALAAAPAGRLADRGRARLTTGLALGLLVLSWIPLGFTRSSLWALAAGAILLDLAVQAVHVTSQTLIYPLRPDAGSRLIGGYMIFYSVGSGLGAIGSTAVYAVAGWSGVCLLGAAFSASALGVWSVKAAR; encoded by the coding sequence GTGCACCGCGGTGTCGTCCTGTTGTTCGCCGTGGCCGCCGGGACGGCCGTCGCCACGATCTACTTCGCGCAGCCATTGCTCGTCACGATGGGCGCCGACCTCGGCATCGCCGCGTCGACCGTCGGCGGCATCGTCACGCTCACCCAGCTCGGTTACGGACTCGGCCTGTTCCTGCTGGTCCCGCTCGGTGACTTGCTCGACCGGCGGCGGCTCGTCACCGGCCAGCTGGCCCTGCTCGCGATCGCCGAACTCGTCGCCGCGACCGCCGCGAACGGTGTGGTGCTGTTCGCCGGCATGGCGGCGATCGGTGTGCTCGCGGTCGTCACGCAACTCCTGGTCGCGTTCGCCGCGTCGCTGGCGGAGCCTGCCGAACGCGGGCGTGTGGTCGGCCTCGTGACGACCGGCGTCGTCCTCGGGATCCTGCTCGCGCGCACGGTGTCCGGCACGCTGGCCGACCTCGCCGGCTGGCGCGCGGTGTACGTCGTGTCCGCGGCCGTGACCGTGCTGATCGCGACCGTGTTGTATCGCGTCCTTCCCGCCACACCTGGGGGAAAGGCCATGAACTACGGGCGGCTGCTGCGTTCGACGTGGTCGCTTTTCGTCGAGGAGCCCGTCTTCCGGACGCGCGGCACGCTCGCACTGCTGATCTTCGCCGCCTTCGGCACCTTGTGGAGTTCGGTCGCCCTGCCGCTCAGTGAAGACGGCTTGTCGCATACCGCTATCGGCGCGTTCGGGCTCGCCGGGGCCGCGGGCGCGCTGGCGGCGGCTCCCGCGGGGCGGCTCGCCGATCGCGGCCGCGCGCGCTTGACGACCGGCCTGGCGCTGGGCCTGCTCGTCCTTTCTTGGATACCGCTGGGTTTCACCCGCTCCTCGTTGTGGGCGCTGGCGGCGGGCGCGATCCTGCTCGACCTCGCCGTCCAGGCCGTGCACGTCACGAGCCAGACCCTGATCTACCCGCTCCGGCCGGACGCCGGGAGCAGGCTGATCGGCGGGTACATGATCTTCTACTCGGTCGGCAGCGGCCTGGGCGCCATCGGCTCGACCGCCGTCTACGCCGTCGCGGGCTGGAGCGGCGTCTGCCTGCTGGGCGCGGCGTTCAGCGCATCGGCGCTCGGCGTGTGGAGTGTCAAAGCCGCTCGATGA
- a CDS encoding helix-turn-helix domain-containing protein, whose translation MVKRTTFDEAPCPVARSVDTIGDWWSLLIVRDAFDGVRRFGEFQRSLGVAKNILSARLRALVGHGVLDLVPASDGSTYSEYVLTPKGRDLFPVIVALRQWGEAHFFGKGEPRSELVDRDGGLPLRELEIRAADGRVVGPEDTVVVKAP comes from the coding sequence ATGGTGAAGCGGACGACGTTCGACGAAGCCCCGTGCCCGGTGGCCCGCTCGGTCGACACGATCGGCGACTGGTGGTCACTCCTGATCGTGCGCGACGCCTTCGACGGCGTCCGCCGCTTCGGGGAGTTCCAGCGCAGCCTCGGCGTCGCGAAGAACATCCTGTCCGCGCGGCTGCGGGCGCTCGTGGGACACGGCGTGCTCGACCTGGTCCCGGCTTCGGACGGGAGCACGTACAGCGAGTACGTCCTGACGCCGAAGGGGCGGGACCTGTTCCCGGTGATCGTCGCTCTGCGGCAATGGGGGGAGGCGCACTTCTTCGGCAAGGGGGAGCCGCGTTCGGAACTGGTGGACCGCGACGGCGGGCTTCCGTTGCGGGAGCTGGAGATCCGGGCTGCGGATGGGCGTGTCGTCGGGCCGGAGGACACCGTGGTGGTGAAGGCACCGTGA